TTAAAATCAATATTTAAACACTTTGCCGCCTGCCATTACTTCCTGTGTTTTCTCGTCAAAGGTTGCTTTTTGGCCGGTGTGCACGGCGGCGTTGGTCATAATGGTGGCAATGCTGTGGCTATAGCCAGCCTCAACAGGGGCATGAGGTTGCTGGCGGCTGCGCACGCACTCCATCCAGTTGCGCACGTGGTTAGAGGTTAAAATATCGCCACCGGTATTGGCCGATGCTACTACCGCTTCGTTATTCGGCAGTTTTACTTCGGGCAGCAGGTTGGCTTTCATACCCATGGCTGCAGCCATCTTTTCGGTCAGGCCGCCTTTAGGGGATACAGTATTGGTGTTGAGATTCAGCTCGCCGCCGTTTGAGTAGTAGATCTCTGCCGGATGCTCGTCGCCGTTGTGCATGCGCGAGCCAAAGGTTACCTGAAAACCGCTTGATAGATCGTCCAGCGGACCGTAATCAAACGCGGCAAAAATGGTATCCCAGTTGCGTCGGCCATCTTTCCACTGGTAAATGCCGCCATTGGCAACCACGCTGCGCGGGTGTGCCAGACCGCTAAACCAATGCACGGTATCAATCTGGTGGCTCATCCATTGCCCGGCCAGGCCAGATGAGTACGGCCAGAACAAACGGAACTCCAGGTATTTACGTGGGTCAAAAGCCTCGTAAGGGCGGTTCATTAACCAGCGTTTCCAATCGGTGTCTTCTTCTTTTAATTTATCAAGCAGGTCAGGACGGCGCCAGCGACCGGGTTGATTTACGTTCCAGGTCAGCTCTACCATGGTAATAGGGCCAAATTTGCCCGATTTAATAAAATCTGCAGCGGCATGGTAGTTAGAACCACTGCGGCGCTGCGAGCCGATCTGCACAATCTTACCCGATTCTTTTACCGCTTTGAGTGCGTAGCGGGCATCCTCCATTGTTTCGGCAAACGGTTTTTCTACGTAGGCATCGCAGCCGGCTTTTACGGCTTCGGCGCAATGGCGGGCGTGCTGGAAATCGGCGGTGGAGATGAACACGGCGTCAACCGCTTTACTGTCGTACATTTCTTCATTGTTGCGAAAGGCTTTTACATCGTTCTGCATTTTATCCTTCCACATGGCGGCACCCTGCTCGCGGCGTAGCTTCCAGATGTCTGAAACGCCTACTACCTCAAAATTGAGTTCTTTGGCGTGATTCATAAATGCAGGCATGTGCGAGCTGCGGTGACGGTCTGAAAAACCCACTACACCCACACGCACACGGTCATTAGCACCAATAATGCGTTTGTAGCTTTTTGCGCTGAAGCCATTTTTGGCCAGCATTATACCGGCGCCAGCTAAGGCGGCCTGCCTGATAAATGTACGGCGAGATTGTTCCATCTTCTTTTTGATAGGTTTTAATAGATAATAAAGGAAATTGGTTTATACCGGCTTTAGGACCCCGGCCATTATTGATGAAAATATAGAAATTGAAAATCAATTACAAGCGTAACAATGATGATATAAAGTGGGGTTGAGTTCAGAAGTCTTGATTGCGGCCTAAACTATTGTCATTGCGAGGAGGAACGACGAAGCAATCTCGTCTCACGCTTAATCATGCGACGAGATTGCTTCGTCATCCCATAACACGACCTCCGCTATTCCTCGCAATGACAAAATTGAGATGTCCTTCTATCAACAAAAACCCTATCTTCGCCCTGCTTTTGGTTCCCGGTTTTACGCCCGGGATTAAAAGGGAACACGGTGTAAATCCGCGACTGTCCCGCAGCTGTAAGCTTCTGTTAACCAAGTCCATTCTAATGGTCACTGTGCGCCGCCGGCGCGTGGGAAGACCGGACTACCTGGAGGAAGCAAAGTCAGAAGACCTGCCATAGCTTTAACATTATTCATAGCTTTCGGGGATTGAAGCTGGAATAGCGATACTTTTCGGTGTCTCTTTATTCTTTTGCCTTTTTTCTGCCTGCGGCTATACGCTAAAATCTACCCAAAAAGATGAAGCCTGCCTGGCGCTCTGTGTGTTTATTGCTGCTGTTCCTGCCGATGGGAATTGCCTCTGCGCGTGCCCAAAAACGCGATACTACCAAAACCGATACTCTGCGAAAGCAGCACTTAAAAGAAGTGCAGGTTAAGGGTTTACGCAAAAATCAGGAGAAAGATATGATCCCGGTGCAAACGCTATCAGGGCAACAATTAAAAGATTTGAGCACTCATTCTGTGGCCGATGCTGTGCGCTATTTCTCGGGTGTGCAGGTGAAAGATTATGGCGGCATCGGCGGACTGAAAACCGTAAACGTGCGCAGCCTGGGCACCCAGCATGTGGGCGTTTTTTATGATGGAATTGAATTGGGCAATGCCCAAAATGGGGTGGTTGACCTGGGGCGGTTCTCGCTGGATAATATGGAAGCCATCTCGCTTTACAACGGCCAAAAGAGTGCCATTTTTCAACCGGCAAAAGATTTTTCATCCGCATCGGCTATTTACCTCACTACACGGGTGCCGAAGTTTGAGGACGATAAAAAGGATAACTACCAGTTTGCTTTTAAAACCGGCTCATTCGGGTTGGCTAATCCGTCAGTGCTTTGGGAACACCAATTGCGGGATTCTCTATCCACATCCTTTAACGCTGAGTACCTGTACACCAACGGTCGCTATAAATTTATTTATGCCAAAGCCGGCGGATATGATACCACACAGACCCGTCAAAACGGCGATGTGCGGGCGTTGCGGTTAGAGGGTGGGTTATTCGGTCGTGTTAAAGATGGCGAGTGGAGCACAAAGCTGTATTTCTATAACTCTGGCCGTGGCTATCCCGGTGCGGTGGTGCGTAGCGATACCAACCTGGTTCATCAGGATAGGCAGTGGGATGACAACTTCTTTGTGCAATCAGCATATCAAAAGAAATTCAGTAGCTTATATAGTCTTAGGCTGAGCGCGAAGTATGCTTATGATTACCTGCATTATCTGTCGGACCCACGACTGGATGTAAGTACGCTTTACATCAATAATCATTTCCGGCAGCAGGAGGTTTATCTGTCTGCCGCCAACTTGTTTCAAATTACACCGCATTGGTATGTTAATCTCTCAGAGGATGGCATGTGGAACAAGTTGAATGCCGATCTGGTAGATTTTGTTTACCCCACGCGCTACACTTCTTTAACAGCATTGGCAACTACCATCAATCTCGGTAGAGTACAACTGCAAGGCTCGTTATTGGAAACTTTTGTGCACGAGACTACTCGCGTGGTTAACAGTGCGGCGGGTAATACGCAACAACTCACACCATCGCTTATTGCCGCCTGGCGCCCGCTTGCCGACAGTGCTTTTAGCGTTCGTGCTTTTTACAAACGCATTTTTAGGATGCCTACGTTGAATGATCTTTACTATACTTTCATCGGCAACATTAACCTCAAGCCAGAATATACCACCCAATATGACCTGGGCTTCCGTTGGGAGCGTATGTTTAACGATGGCGCGCTTCGATCAATCGAACTGCAGGTTGATGGCTATTACAACCAGGTACAAAACAAAATCATCGCTGTGCCTACTACCAACCAATACCGGTGGACGATGATTAACCTGGGGTATGTAAAAATCAGGGGGATTGATGTGAGCGCGCAAGGTAACTGGGCTTTATCGGCAAAACTGCTGTTGAGTACGCGACTCAGTTACACCTATCAGCGGGCGCAGGATTTTACCGATGTTGTCAGTCCGTATTACGGCGGACAGATACCTTATGAGCCCTGGAACAGCGGTTCTGTGGTGATGAATCTGTCTTACGGAAAATGGAACGTGAATTACAGCTACATCTATACGGGCGAGCGGTATGATGCCATTGCCAACATCCCCGAAAACTATCATCCACCGTTTTACACGCACGATATTGCTTTGACGCGCACACTGCAACTATCAGGCAAACAATTCAGACTCTCGGCTGAGATCAATAACCTGCTCAACCAGCAATATGAGGTGGTGCAGAGCTACCCCATGCCGGGCACCAACATCAGGCTGATTATCCAAATGAATCTATGAAAAACTTAAATATTGCGGCACTCTGCATTTTAGCGTTTGCCATTATCTCAACCAGTTGCCGCAAAGGCAATGACCCCATACAGCAACCAACCACCACCCAGGTATCTGGTGGGACAGACGATGGTACCATTAAAGGTTTCTTTCTGCTGAACGAAGGCAACATGGGCAGCAACAAAGCCACCATTGACTATTACGATTATCCCAGCGGGAAATATTCCAAAAACATCTATCCATCGCGTAATCCCAACGTGGTGAAAGAGTTGGGCGATGTGGGTAACGATATCCAGATCTATGGCAGTAAGTTGTATGCGGTCATCAACGTATCTAACCTGATCGAGGTGATGGATGTAAAGACCGCCAAACACATTGCTACCATTACGGTACCTAATTGCCGGTATCTGGCTTTTGATAAGGGTTATGCATACGTGAGCTCATACGCTGGTCCGGTGCTGATTGATCCTAACTCGCGGTTGGGTTATGTGGCCCGGATAGATACTGCTACACTGAAGGTGCGCGATACCTGTGTGGTGGGTTATCAGCCGGAGGAAATGGCCATTCGGGATAATAAACTTTATGTGGCTAATTCGGGAGGGTACCGGGTGCCCAATTATGATAACACCGTTTCGGTAATTGATCTGAGTGCTTTTAAGGAGACGAAGAAGATTATTGTCGGCATTAACCTGGATCATATTAAGCCTGACGGACACGGCAATTTGTATGTTACCTCTCGCGGCGATTATAAAACCATTCCTTCAAATACTTACGTCATCAACTCGTCAGACCAGGTATCTGATGTGCTGAACCTGCCCGCCAGCAATCTGACGGTAAGTGGCGACTCTATCTACGTATACAGCACCCAATGGAGTTATGTAACCAATAGCAATGCCATTAGTTATGCCATTATTAACACCCAAAGCAAGACTGTGGTAACGCGCAATTTTATTACAGATGGTACCGATAAGAAGATTGTCATCCCATACGGCATTGCCATCAATCCAGAAACCAAAGAGATTTTTGTGACCGATGCCAAGGATTATATAACCCCTGGTCGTATTTACTGTTTTACGCCGCAGGGCAAGTATAAGTGGGACGCAGAGACGGGCGATATACCGGGGCATATTGTTTTTACACGAACCAGATTGAGCGGGTTCTAAAAAGGAAATTAAAAAACTTGTCATTGCGAGCAGGGCCGCGGGGCAGAACTGAGCGCGAAGCAATCTCTTCGCTTGCATTAGTCCTGCGACGAGATTGCTTCGTCATGCTCTTTCACAAGCCTACGCATTCCTCGCAATGACAAGAGGTATAAATTATTGAACTTATTCGCATTCAAGATTATCAACTACCCATATACTGATTACTTTCTTCAATCAGCGCCTGCATCAATTCTTTAGCCTTAGTATGTTTAAGCAGCGGAGTAATCTGCCCGCCCCAAAATAGCACCATATCATGCTTTTGCTGATCGAGTGCGGCTTTGCGCAGGGGAGACATAAAAGTGGTTTGTAAGGGGAAAGGCAGGATCTGACTTTCTTTACCCACCACATCCTTAGCCATCTGGGTACTTAACCCGCGACCGAGCCTGCCGGTAAACGCCCTGGACAGCATGGTGTATTTAGCGGCCTCAGAGAACAGCGCTTTACGATGCGCCGGCAAAGCACCTGATTCATCACAAGCCAGAAACGCGGTACCCACCTGCACGGCATCGGCACCCAACATTAGCGCCGCTGCTACACCTTTGCCGGTAGCAATACCGCCTGCAGCTATAATTGGGGTTTTGATCTTCTCTTTCAATAGTTGGATCAGCACAAATGTACCCGTTGTTGATTGTTCTGTCGGAGCCATGAACGACGGCCGGTGACCGCCCGCTTCAAAGCCCGAGGCAATGATCATATCCACACCGGTGGCATCCAGCGCCAGGGCCTCATCCAGGGTGGTGGCAGCGCCTACGGTTCTGATGCCCAATCGGCGGCATTGTTCCAGCACATCTTCAGGCAGGGTGCCAAACATAAAGCTGAATACTTTGGGTTTGATATCCAGAATTACCTGTAACTGGTTCTCAAAACGGGTTTTAAACGGAGCCGGTTTTTCTGGCAGGGGGATGCCCACCTCATCAAAATAAGGCTTATAGAGTTGTTTAGCTTGTTCAAACTGCTGGTCGGTAATGATGCCGCCGGGCGCATCGGTGTCTGATACCCAAATGTTAATATTGTAAGGCTTGTCCGTAGCGGCTTTCAGCTGTTTATCTATATCATAAATCTCTTGCGCGCTCAGCGTGTAAGCGCCGTAGCCGCCCAGTCCGCCGGCGTTTGATACCGTAGCCGTCAATTCTATGGTAGAAAGACCGCCACCGAAGGGGCCCTGCATAATGGGGTAATCAATACCCAATAGTTCTGTTGCTTTTGTTTGGTACCACATGGTTTGCTAAGATTAAAGGTTTGTATCGGCTATCATTTTATTTACAATGAGCCATTTGCCATCCAGGCGATGGAAGGATAGGTACTCATGGTAAATAAAATCATACATCTGCACTTTTACTTCGGCAACGGCAATTGAATTGACCACCCTGATATCAATAATCTCCCCTTTAAATGGTTTGCCCGAATCTTTGGGACTTTGACGGTTGGCCACCCCATCAAGGTACTGGCCCAGTGTTTTATAATACGGCTGCCCTTTTACATCTCCAAATAACAGGGTGCCGGGGTGATAAATTTCAATCAGCAAACTCAAATCTCCCTCGTAGATGCCTTTGAAATAACTTTTTTCAAGCACTTGAGCTATAATGGTTTTATCTTGTGTTTCCATGGCGTTAGGTATTTGTGTCCTTCCGGTTTAGTTCAAATTTACAAACCTTAAGGGCGGTTAATATTGATTTTTGAAAGATTAATAGATTAGATCTAGCATACTCAATTTTTAAAACTTTTGTCATTGCGAGGAACGCGAAAGGTAGAGCAAGGGGTGACGAAGCAATCTCGTCGCAGGACAGATGCATGCGACGAGATTGCTTCGCGCTTGACCACGCCCACAGCCCTGCTCGCAATGACAAAATTTTTTAGTAGCTGATTAACAGGTTTTACCCCAAATGATGACCAGCGCCCATACCGCCATCAACGTTAATAATTGCACCCGATACAAAAGTGTTTTTGGCTACGGCGTAAACCATTTGGGCCACTTCATCAACCTCGCCAATACGTTTCAACAGGTGAATACCAGCAGCGGCATCGGCATGCTCACCATGCATTGGTGTACGGATGACGCCTGGTGCGATGGTATTTACACGGATATTGTCTTTCCCAAACTCTGCTGCCAATTGCAATGTCAATGCGTGGATGGCGCCCTTGCTGGATATGGGTGCAGTAGCAGGGGCGCCGCCCAGGGCATGGTAAACAAGCGGAGTGCCGATGTTAATGATGGCACCAGCATGTTGTTTTAGCATTTGCGGGATGATGGCCTGGGTGGTAAAGAAGGTGCCCTTCAAGTTGGTGTTCAGAAACTGATCAAGGTAGGCTTCGTCAACTTCAAGAAATGCCTTGTTGGCAAAGATGCCTGCATTATTGATCAATACGTCTGCCGAGCCGAACTTTTCAATTGCAGTTTTAACCAATTGCTCGCCCGTGCGTTTATCGCTTACGTTACCGGCTACCATGGCCAGGTTAGGGCCTGCACCCAGTTCCTGATAGGTTTGTTCCAGCTTTTCCGGGGTGGCTGAGTTGATAACCACGTTATCACCCTGTGCCAGGAAATAGCTGGCTACTGCTTTGCCGATGCCGCTTGAGGCGCCGGTTACTATTACTGTTTGTGCTTTCATTGTTGTTATTTCCTTTCGGCGGTAATGCCCTTTTCTCTTAGTACTGATGTTTGTTCGCCGGCGTAGCCCCAGTTATCCAATTCAATCTCCTGGATAACTACGTGGGTAAGGTGAGGATCTTTGTTCAGCACCTGGGTAACTACATCGGTTACGCCTTTAATTAATTGCTGTTTTTGCTCGCGGGTAACGCCCTCTTTGGTTACCTCAATTTTTATGTATGGCATGGCTTTAAGTTTTAGGCTAAAGCAGGTTCTGCAACTGCTTTGGCGGTGAGTTTAATATCCAGTTCAAAATCATTGTAAATCAGGGTGTCGCCCAGGTTCAAAAAGAAATTGCCCGAACGGAACTTCATGTTGTAACGTGTACGGTCAATGATGATCTTGCCGGCGGCGGTCAGGTCGCTATCATTGGCATTTACCTCGGCTGCAAAGGTGATGGGATGGGTGATGCCTTTAATAGTCAGGTTGCCGCTTAATTGGTAAGCATTTGGGGCGATAGGCTCCGCGCCGGTAATTATCAGTTTGGCTTCGGGATATTGTTCTGACGAAAAGAAATCGTCTGAAGCCAGGTGACCGGCAAATTGGGCGTTGGTAGCCGGATCTGTAACATCAAGGATGAGGATAGACGTAGTATCAACAATGACTTCGCCACCAGTTAACTGGCCGTTGCTAAAGCTGATGCTGCCGCTTTTAATGCCGATGGTTCCGTTATGTGGGCCGGTTACTTTTCTGCCCGTCCAATCGATGCTGCTCTGAGCAGTTACGATATCGAATTTTTGATTTTCCATTTCTTTTTTGCTTTGTTGTTGATACAAAGTTGCGACGGAAAACCGGGCCGGGCGTGTGACCTAGATCACATTAAAAATGAGAGGGAGGTTATATGATGTAGATCACAATTGATGTATGTTAGGCTGTATTGCGTCTTATTTTGGCCTGCGCGCACCCTTCGACAAGCTCAGGATGACAGCCTTTGCGCACTTAAAGCGTGGGGGCGTAGAGCCACATATTTGTGGCTCACCGGCGATAGTTACATCATACCTGCGGGGAGCCACAAATATGTGGCTCTACATTAAGAAAAATATATTTTACGAATGATAAAGCCTGCTCAGTGTCTCTCTTGATACACCCAAGTAAGCCGCTATCAGGTTCTTCGGGACGATGTTATAAAGTTGCGGGTACATGCGCAGCAATTCTTCATATCGGGATTTGGCATCGTTATTCATGAAAGAGAGCAGGCGCTTTTGCGAGGCTACGTAGCCTTTATTGGTACGCCAGCGGAAGAAATGTTCAACGGCGTGGATCTCGCTGCACAGTTTTTCACGATCTGCATTGTGGAGACAGAGTACCTCGGTATCGGTAATGCAATCAACATTGATGGTGGCACGAGTGTTGGCGTACAGCGCGTTGTAGTCTGACGCCCACCAGGTAGGCATGGCAAACTGCAGGATGTACATTTTAATGTCATCGTTAATATAGAACGATTTGAGGCAGCCTGTCAGTACAAAATACTCGGCATCTACCACATCGCCGGCAGTGATGATGGATTGTCCTTTTTTAAAGGATTGTGGTTTGAAATGCGAAAAAAAATAATCGAACTGATCGTCGGTTAGGCTGATGGTTTTACTGATGTGATCTCGCAGAATTTCTTTAGCGCTCATAGAACACTAAATTAAATAAATTCTTCGGCACAGAGGATTTGGAAAAGGTTGAATGCGAAGCTGACTTTAATTACAATAATCTGCGTGTAACTGCCGCAGTTTGCCGCCCGTCATAGGTTTAACCAGGTAGTTTTTTACAAACGGATAGTTCATACTTCTTTCCTGATCTAACATGCAGATTGACGATGACAGGATATGCACATCAATCTTTTTACCAATTTGTTGATAGATTAACTTTAGGCATTCCAGAAAGTCCCAACCGCTTACCTTGGGCATTTGCAGATCGAGCAAAATAATATCCGGTACGTGGGTAATATTATTCCCGTCAGTTTTAAGGGCATCCAGCAGATCCTGCGCATTTTCTATGTGCTGCATTTTCTGAAAAAGGCCCTCGCGCTCACAGATTCGCTTTACGATCAAATGATCGAGCGCATTATCATCAATCATTACAATTTGTTGCTGCATAGTAATAGCTATTAGGCAAATAGTATGCCTGAGCGTTGTGGTCTGAAGCTGATTTTGCAAGCAAGTTGTAAAATTGATTTTAATTACTAGTCAACGTCTTCAACGCAAAAACAAAAAGCCGTCCTGATTGCACAGAACGGCTTTGCGACAAGTGTGGTGCCTGTCTGGCCCGCACCAACGGCTGGGGCGCGGGTCAGCAGGACTTATCTTGCTTACAAGTTCTTATTTCAATAGCGGTACCGGTTTTTAGTCCCGCTCATATCTGTTTAAAATTTAAATGTTATGCTGGCAATCAGCTGGCGCAACTGCTGCGGATTAGCTGTGAACGATGGCGAGTAATACCGCTTGTTACCCAAATTGCTACCTGAAATGCCAAACCGCCATTTAGCCTGATCATAAAATACTGAGGCGTTAAACAACACGAATGAAGGGATGACGATGGTGTTATTCAGATCATAATAACTTTTTTCTGAATAGTTGGCACCGGCGCCAAAGCCCACATCGGCCAGTGGGTTGCCGGGCTGAAATTTGTAGCTTGCCCAAACGTTAGCCACGTTGCGCGGTGTGCCTGTTACATCTTTACCCACGCCTGATGCCGCGCGGGTATACTGGTTTTTGTTGTAAACATAACCTGCCAGCAGGTTCAGGCCCGGTGCAGGGTTAGCCGTAACGCTGGCTTCTACACCCTGACTTTTCTGTGTGCCATCCTGTAGGGCAAAATTGTTTTCATAACGGACGGAGTTATCAATATTTATCTGGTAGTAGCTTAAACTGGCCGATACCAGTCCGTGTACCACATCCAGCTTAACGCCGCCTTCTAACTGCCGGGCAAACTCTGGTTTTAGCACAACGGTGGTGCCGTCGGGTTGTACTGCCGGGCCGTTGTTGGTAAAGCCGCTCATGTAGTTGCCAAAAAGAGAGATGCGGTCTTTAATAGGCTGATAGATCAATCCAAACTTTGGCGTTACTGATGTTTGGCTGTAGCCATCGGTGCCCTGTAACTGGTAGCGGTCTACACGGGCGCTTAGCAGTACCATCAGGTTATCGGTCAGGTTAACCAGGTCAGACGCATAAGTGGCATACTGATTGACATTGTTAAGGAACATGCCGGGGGTAGATGCCTGTAGCGCTGCGTCGGCAATGGGTTTAGTTACCGGGGTGTAGGGCTTGGTGATGTCTATCAGGTCTACATCGGCAAAATCATAAGTAAAATCGGTACGGGTGTGGGTATAATCCAGTCCCCATACAAAACGGTTGCGCAGGCCGCCTATGTTGAAATCGCCGTGCAGGTTGTGTTGGATATCGCTGTTTATGGTAGTTATAGGGCCGTACAACGCAATGCTTCGGTCAATATGCGTTGCATCTGTAAAAGTAGGGTAGTACTGGTAGCTATGCTCAACACGCTCATTGTTGACCGAGATATTGGTTTGCGAGTACCAGTGCTCGTTAAACTTATAATTGGCCTGGAAATAAGTGCGGAGGGTAGAGGCCACGGCGTTCAGGTCATCATTATACAGTACAGATTTATAATCCAGCGGAATCTGGTTGATGTTTTTTACGTTGAGCGCATTAAACACCAGGTAAGGCGTTTTGGTCAGGTCTTCCTTATAAGCTTCCACATCAAATTGAAGCGTCAACTTGTCGCTGGCCTTGAAGGTAAGGCTGGGGGCGAAGGTGGTGGTATTGTTATGCCCGGTAGTAAGGAAACTTTGCTCGCGGTTAACGGCGGCGTTGGTACGCAGCAATACAGTTTTATCGGCATTAAGCGGTGTATTGATGTCAACAGTGGCTCTACTTAAGCCGAACGTCCCCATAGAGTAATTTACCTCACCTTTAAAAGTATCGAAAGGTTTTTTGGTGACCATGTTGATGGCGCCGCCATAGCTGGATACCACATTGCCGAACAGTACGGCCGATGGCCCTTTCAGTACTTCAAAATGATCGATATTAACCGGATCTACCCCCGAGCGACCAGCACCGATAAACTGTACACCATTACGTGCGGCAACTTCGGCAGTGAAACCACGTAGGGTGATACTGGTGCCGCCAGCCGGGTCTTTAGATGGTACCGCGCCAGGTACGTTAGCTAAAGCTTGCGATATGTTGACCACCTGCTGCTCTTTCATCACATCGCTGGTCACTACGCTGTAGATCTGTGGGTTTTCCAGGTTACTGAGTGGTAATTTGGCTACATCCTGACTGCCTTTGCGGGTAAATTTGTTCACCTTGCCAGATGATACCACTACTTCTTGCAGGCGTTGATTGCTTTCTGTAAGGGTAAAGTTTTCTGTAGATGTATTGCCGGAAGTAACGGTAACCTGGCGGTTCTGTGTGCCCAGCCCGGTAAAGCTGGCTACCAGGGTATAAGTGCCCGGAGCGATGTTGTTTATACTGTAATGGCCGTTTTTGCTAACGGTTGCGCCTTTGGTTGTACCTTGCAAACTGATGTTTACAAACTCGGCAGGCTTGCCGTCTGATGTTTCTACCCGGCCTTTAATGCTGCCGTTTTGTGCGAAGGCGAAGGTTGTTAAAAAGAGGAGCAGGAGGGTAGCTGAAAATTTTGTTGAAAAGAATGAAAGCGGTTTTTTACTGCATAGTAAAGAATCCATAGTTTTGATGCAATGATTAATGGGTTGAAGAATCTGTTAACATGTGCCCGGTGTGATGTTTGGCGACGGATCACCGGGCTTTTTATTGAAGAAGTGTTACATAGGCAATGCGTATTTAGCGCAAAGTAATATGTTATTTAGAATAAATCCAAATAAAAATAAATTCAGATGAAAAATGCCAGATATTGACAACCTCTGCCAAGAAATATGTTCAGCGATTTCTGAAAAAAGGGAAGAAATTAAGTGTTAAAATGAGCTGCAGTTAATAGCACCCTAATCATTTTAGAGGCCATGCACTGTAGTAACTCAGTATTTTATAGTTACCAGCAACCCTGCCAAATACAAAGCCAAATTCAGTTTCTTTACCGTTATCCTGCGTGTAGTGCATGTTTAGTT
This region of Mucilaginibacter yixingensis genomic DNA includes:
- a CDS encoding TonB-dependent receptor, whose translation is MDSLLCSKKPLSFFSTKFSATLLLLFLTTFAFAQNGSIKGRVETSDGKPAEFVNISLQGTTKGATVSKNGHYSINNIAPGTYTLVASFTGLGTQNRQVTVTSGNTSTENFTLTESNQRLQEVVVSSGKVNKFTRKGSQDVAKLPLSNLENPQIYSVVTSDVMKEQQVVNISQALANVPGAVPSKDPAGGTSITLRGFTAEVAARNGVQFIGAGRSGVDPVNIDHFEVLKGPSAVLFGNVVSSYGGAINMVTKKPFDTFKGEVNYSMGTFGLSRATVDINTPLNADKTVLLRTNAAVNREQSFLTTGHNNTTTFAPSLTFKASDKLTLQFDVEAYKEDLTKTPYLVFNALNVKNINQIPLDYKSVLYNDDLNAVASTLRTYFQANYKFNEHWYSQTNISVNNERVEHSYQYYPTFTDATHIDRSIALYGPITTINSDIQHNLHGDFNIGGLRNRFVWGLDYTHTRTDFTYDFADVDLIDITKPYTPVTKPIADAALQASTPGMFLNNVNQYATYASDLVNLTDNLMVLLSARVDRYQLQGTDGYSQTSVTPKFGLIYQPIKDRISLFGNYMSGFTNNGPAVQPDGTTVVLKPEFARQLEGGVKLDVVHGLVSASLSYYQINIDNSVRYENNFALQDGTQKSQGVEASVTANPAPGLNLLAGYVYNKNQYTRAASGVGKDVTGTPRNVANVWASYKFQPGNPLADVGFGAGANYSEKSYYDLNNTIVIPSFVLFNASVFYDQAKWRFGISGSNLGNKRYYSPSFTANPQQLRQLIASITFKF
- a CDS encoding Crp/Fnr family transcriptional regulator, producing the protein MSAKEILRDHISKTISLTDDQFDYFFSHFKPQSFKKGQSIITAGDVVDAEYFVLTGCLKSFYINDDIKMYILQFAMPTWWASDYNALYANTRATINVDCITDTEVLCLHNADREKLCSEIHAVEHFFRWRTNKGYVASQKRLLSFMNNDAKSRYEELLRMYPQLYNIVPKNLIAAYLGVSRETLSRLYHS
- a CDS encoding response regulator, with the protein product MQQQIVMIDDNALDHLIVKRICEREGLFQKMQHIENAQDLLDALKTDGNNITHVPDIILLDLQMPKVSGWDFLECLKLIYQQIGKKIDVHILSSSICMLDQERSMNYPFVKNYLVKPMTGGKLRQLHADYCN